The sequence CCGTTTGGGTTTATCGGGGGGTAAATTGTGTTGGGGGCCCCAGTAACCCCCACATTCTCGCTGCATTAAACccagatgacatcacagagtTTCCCAGCGTCTGGAGATTAAGGGCCGAGAAGGTTTGTTTTCTGTCATTTTCATTATTCGCTTTCCAGTTAATTAACACAAAATCATCGTTAATCGGAATCGCTTTCCAGAGACATTTCCACCGCCGCCTATCACCCTCAGCCGTCACCCAAGGGGGAATAATCTGACATACAACTCATGTCCCGATTTTATTTGTGAAGCGCGTCATGTGTTGGAGCGGCTGTCGGGGGGCTCAGGCCGTTGGGGGGCTCAGGTTGTCGGAGAGCTCAGGTTGTGGGAGAGCTCAGGTTGTCGGAGAGCTCAGGCCGTCGGGGGGGCTCAGGCCGTCGGGGAGCTCAGGTTGTCGGGGAGCTCAGGCCGTCGGGGGGGCTCAGGTTGTTGGGGAGCTCAGGCCGTCGGGGGGGCTCAGGGTGTTGGGGAGCTCAGGCCGTCGGGGGGGCTCAGGCCGTCGGGGAGCTCAGGTTGTCGGGGAGCTCAGGTTGTCGGAGAGCTCAGgccgtcggggggggggctcagGTTGTCGGGGAGCTCAGGCCGTCGGGAGCCGCGACTCCTTCATCTATTCCCGTTACCTCTGTGAGCGTTTCCTTTCGTTCCTCTTCATGCATTTGACGAGGCAGCAAATCAGAAACGCCATCGACATCAGCAGGATGACAGCGCAGCTCACGATGGAGGCGATTACCGCGACCTTAAATCCAAGCGCATCGGATTTCAACAGCgctaaaaaaatgcaaaaagcagaaaacaactcattcccagaaatatttatatcaaaaaaatattttacgtatttcatttattttaattattttttttattttaaaagccagGGCGTTCCCCTGTATAAAGTGACAGCGCGGGGGCCGGGGGGAGCCGGGGGAGGGGAGGGCAGCGGTAACCCCATCATTCAtacgtccccccccccgagcaaagtctgtttttggtttattcaaaattcttttatttgtgattaatttgTCCCGAAAGTTTCAGTCGTGATTCCGTGGGCAGCGGACAGATGGGGAGCGGCGTCAGCGGTGACTCAGAGCTCCGAGCGACTACGCCGAAAAACACCTCGTCATTCCACAAACTCCATTAAACGAGACGGCGCGCTCCGGGCGCTAAAACCGAGATTAACAGGagatctttaaaaaatgtaaagttcaaTTATTTTGGACATAAATGGGAAATTATGCGGAATAAACGTCCGATGAATTTCCCACCGACTGCTGAtaatccgggggggggggggtgttacagTGCAGCGAGAGAAAGCCTACATACATCTACTCCGCAGATTACTCAttttaaacacaaattaaaaaatatacagaagtCTAACGGttttcattaaatgtatagaattttttttggtGGGAAGAGACTTTTTCTACCCCGCGGGGTGAGTGGGGGGGTCTGATTCACGTATCTGGGTGAAACCCCCCGAATTTCAGCTCTGGCAGCCCCTGAGATGTCGCTGACTGTTTCAAGGTGAAGAGACCTATTATGTAAATAATGCAGGGACCCGCCCCCTATTATGTAaataatgccccccccctgcgCCTTGTTTTTGTGTGATAGATACAGAGCCGCGAGAACAGCTGGGGTGTGAGATAAACTGAGAGTCCGTCCATCTGTCAGGAATTGGGCCGCTATCAACGAATGACTCACAGCGCGTGTTTTCAAGGCAGAAATGCTCCAGGTCATGGGGGGTTTGTCGCGTTCCATATACTTCTCAAAAGCAGCCCTTTACTGGGGggagtagataagtggagcagcctcccagcagaagtggtagagggtaatacagtgagggaattaaacatgcatgggatagacatacggctcctgaatcaaagacgagaccaacgactgattaagggcaggaaaaacgggcgactGGTTGGGGGCCGAATGGCCGACCACCCAAAACCCAAAGCATTTCACAGTGAACCACCtcagaaatgtacattttgggTTCATCCATTTGATGAGCTACAGGCTTCCTTACTTTTGCACGTTGGGGTCCCCGTCGTCCACGCCGCGCCGTTTCCTCTCCAAACACACGTCGTCGTTCCCTCGCCCACCAACTGGTGCATCGGGGAGCACTGGAACCCCACGACAGACCCAACGGACGTACCGTTCCCATGAAGAACGTGGAAGGAGCCGGACTCCGGGGGAACGACCTGTCGGCATTGTCCTAGGAGGAAGCAGAGAGCGGCAGGTATGGCTACGGATCGGAGAACCCAACGACCGGACCGTGGCCAAGGGGCCACCAAGACTGAAAGAGTCCATCCAACGGACCGAAAAATGTTCTGAAGAACGTGGAGAACATCAGAATCCGGCAACGTCTGCAAACGAAACTAATTCATGCTgaggaggaaagagaggaggaaagagaggaggaaagagaggaggaaagaaagagagagaggaggaaagaaagagaggaggaaagagaggaggaaagagagagaggaggaaagaaagagaggagGAAGAGAACCGGGTCAAACAGCTCCAAACATCTCCAGCGCGTCTCCCGTAGGAGATCATTATTTGGGGATCAGGTTATTGTACGGATCGAGCAGCACAGATTCAGCTCCCAATAAATCTCATTATTCCTCCTGCCCAGCCGGTCGCCGTTTACCTGCCTGAGCTCCTGAACCGCAATTAAATGACTCCCCGTGTGATGAGGTCACCGATCCGCTAATGAATGCTTACCCAGCGCTGGGGTTCTGCCGACCCGCCGTATCCTCTCTGTGTGGggcatcagtgacatcacacacacacccagtgCAAGGGgtatcagtgacatcacacacaccCAGTGCATGAGGCATCggtgacatcacacacacaaagaacatggggcatcagtgacatcacacacaccCAGTGCTTGGggcatcagtgacatcacacacaccCAGTGCATGGGGCATCAGTGACATCACGCACACACCCAGTGCAAGGggcatcagtgacatcacacacccAGTGCATGGGGCATCAGTGACATCACGGACACCCAGTGCATGGggcatcagtgacatcacacacccAGTGCATGGggcatcagtgacatcacacacacctccgcagaattttaaaaaacaccGAATTGAATGGATCTTTTTCTTTGAAGAATCTGCATGGGATGCGCCGGAGCCACCGCAGCATTTACCCCAAAATCCAACCCGGCATCAAATAATCAGCCGCCGGACGaagaaaaggataaaaaataCAGGAAAAGGCTTTGAATTTGCGATGCTGGCAGCTTTTGGGAATTGAAATTCCGGATCTAACGCGGCGCGGATTAAACGGAGGAGAAAAAAGCGGATTCTCATTCCGAGCGCCGGGTGAGGAGAGCGCGGCGAGGCTCCGGCTTCTTAATGCAGACTCAGCTTTTTCTGCAACGTTACGGCGAGAAACGGCATCTCATTACAACGAGTTTCCAGAATTCACAGGATCTGCACTAGAATGATTACGGTGGGGTGGAATAAATGCCGGTCTCCTGCATTCACAGGGAGCGGGGGCCacgatataaataaattaatgttgtaaatacaGAGAGGGCTTCTGTTAAAGACTGTCCTCTTAACACAGCAGGGCGGACGGAGCTGGATTATATTGGGGGCTCGTACCCCATAATGCTGGCTACTGGCGCCATGTCCCCTGGTGCTAAATTTCACTCCAGCGgtagtagacgggggccggatggggccgatctgcccccACCAGACCAGGAACATAAAGACCAAAGGAGACACCAACTTAATCTCTGATCACCGAGCGCCCATCAATCCCAGACCCAAAACGCGCCCCCAGAGCCGGTACCGGAACTTCCCCCTCTCTATCTGTTCCCGATCTCTAATCAGAAGAAAGATGTTTCTCACGCGTTCCACGGAGAGACGCAGCGGAGAAAATCAGCTTTTAATCTCAGCCGGTGATCCTCTTAAAGCGTCTCTTAGGACCGGGTCTTAGTGAAAGCTTTATCCTCGTGCTGCGTaccctatattattattatacatattataaatattattattattattattattactattattattattataaatattattattatacatattattattattattatacatattattattattattattatacatattataaatattattattattattattattactattattattattataaatattattattatacatattattattattattatacatattattattattattattatacatattataaatattattattattattattattattactattattattattataaatattattattatacatattattattattattatacatattattattattattattatacatattataaatattattattattattattattatacatattattattattattattattatacatattattattattattatacatattattatacatattattattattattattatacatatacatattattattattatacatattattattattattatacatattattattattattattattattataaatattattatacatattataaatattattatcattattattataaatattattattattattattataaatattattattataacattttattattttattattgttgttattaattattattatattatcatattattattgttattaattattattattattattatttcattgttattatataatattttatatccaggcaaacagacccccccccccatatagaGGATATTTCTGTATTTCATATGAAAGTTTTGTTTGGAGAAAACATGGAGCCGATGAGgcttcaaataaacaaaaaaagtccccttttagagaaaaaaacagtTCTAAATGCCACGTTCTCCCCCTCGGACCCCCGGAACGGCTGATTAATGCAGCTATTATCCCATTTCAAGGGAAATTAAGTTGCCACCTAACCCAACTACCCAGGGCCACAAGGGGTACATTTTCTGGAGTAAATGGCCCTGCCTGCGCAAACCGTCGCCCTTAATGAGTTCTAGACCAGATGTTCGATGCTTTTGGCTCCTGTTTTCATGAGTTGGCATTTTGTGCGACTGCAAGCCGCTCGTTTCTGTGCATCCGGCACCCGGCAGAAAATGTGCCGGCTTAGTGAGCGCTCCCCGGGGTCTACATATCCCAGATCTGTCACATCGGAACCAACGGGTATAAAAGGGTTAAGCGCCCTTAAACGTCACCGAATATCACAATTACTTCCACGGCTCGCTTCAGAAATACTTTTCCCATGATCTTCCGGGGATCCGGAGATACCGGCCAGCGGTTACTCTCCACGGAGACGCAAACGGGGCGCGCCAGGTCCGCAGATAAAGCAACGGGTAACAAGAAGTGCAACACAACACGTCCGGCAACGCAACGCGCTCGGCAACACAAAGCGTCCGGCAACACAACGCGTCCGGCAACACAACACATCCGGTAACACAACGCGTCCGGCAAAACAAAGCGTCCGACAACGCGTCCGGCAACACAACGCGTCCGGAAACACAACGCGTCCGGCAACGCGACCGGCAACACAACGCGTCCAGCAACACAACGCGTCTGGCAACACAACGCGTCTGGCAACACAACGCGTCCAGCAACGCGACCGGCAACACAACGCGTCCGGCAACACAATGCGTCTGGCGACACAAAGCGTCCGGCGACACAACGCGTCCAGCAACACAACGCGTCCGGCAACACAATGCGTCTGGCGACACAACGCGTCCGGCAACACAACGCGTCCGGCAACACAACGCGCCCGGCAACACAACGCGCCCGGCAACACAACGCGCCCGGCAACACAACGCGCCCGGCAACACAACACATCCGGTAACACAACGCGTCCGGCAAAACAAAGCGTCCGACAACGCGTCCGGCAACACAACGCGTCCGGAAACACAACGCATCCGGCAACGCGACCGGCAACACAACGCGTCCAGCAACACAACGCGTCCAGCAACACAACGCGTCCAGCAACGCGACTGGCAACACAACGCGTCCGGCAACACAACGCGTCCGGCAACACAACGCGTCCGGCAACACAACGCGTCCGGCAACACAGGCGCCCTCCCGGAGCGCGGCCATCGCCGTCATCTGCCGCGTTTACTTTAATCCGTTTATCCGCCGAGGTTAGAATTCTCTGCCGCGGATCTCTCGCCCGGGAACGGATCGCTAAAACTCAAGAGCTAAACGCATCGCGGAGATCAGGAACCGTTCCCCGAAGAGTCGTCACAGCGGATCTAACCGGGGGGGGACATTGGAGTGAGACCCCCAACGAAGCCCAATCTCCGTCAGGTTGGATCCGTTAGCAGCCGCGTAGACCCCCAGACATCTCTGGAAGGACGGCGGGAAGGACCGCTGCTAACGTACAGGCGATCTAGAATAATATTACATCACGATAAATGTTTTACCGCCATCGCATGCATTTAACGGAAATCAATGACTGCGCCCCAAATCTTCCCCCTCGGACCCGGAACGCTGATTATTAATCCAGAAGAGGTTCCAATCGTTTACAAAAAGTTATCACCGCGCCGGCACATTCCGCCCAACAAAGTCAATTGATAACGATTGCGGTCACTCATTAGACGTGTGATTCCTGGTGACCCGTCACGCGGAGCCGCTGGTGGCCGCACGCCGCCGAGGGATAGGAGTTTTGCCCCCGCCGGGTAAATGTTTGCCGAGTCGCCCGAAGGACACAGAAGCCGCCAGGGATTTCAGAAGATAGAGGCATGCGGTGGGCTTCGCCTGACACTTCGTGACCCGCGCTTAATACTTACCCCCGGCTGACCCCCGGCTGACCCCCGGGACCCCGATACGTTACCCTTTAATGTTTatatcagaaaaataaaaccccTTTGCAGACCGGAAGGTCCGAGAAATCCCGTGGCAGAGAGGGTGAGATACGGGTATCGATTACACGGACGCGTCGTGATGAGAAAGCCGGGGGGGTCGGTGGACGCCAGCTGGAGATATTGCCCTGAATCCTATAATTATACCCCCCAGTACCCCACGCAGACCCCACATTGGCTCACAAAATCTTTTAAAGCAACAAAAAGCCCCTCAAATGGGTTAAAGCCCTCGAATGGGTTAATGCGAATGTAACCCCCAATAACTGATACAAAGAACACAATGTGCAGATTGCGACCCCCCCCAGCTGCTTTATCAGACCCCTCCATATGGGACTAAATACAGCCCCACCAGTAATGCCCCAGTATGTTTGCACTTTAACCCTCTGAGTGCCGGAGTGGAAGGCTGTACCCAAGACCCTGGCATGCAGCTGGttaaacacataaatacagtaCTAATTCTATCATTAACCCATTCCCTGGGGGGGGGATATAACCCCAATAAAGTATTAACCTTTTGTAGTTCATGGGATAGTATAATTTGCAGTCCAGCACACAAGCAGGTAAAAGAAGTCGGTGTATTCTGTAGGGTGACACCTTCACAGCCCCTGATTTAACTGCCCCAGTGGTGGTAATGCCCTGCTGGGAGTGAGGGGCAGTTGGTGGAGTCCTGCCCCTCACCTGGCCCCATGCTGGGGTATTAGCAGGGGCTGTTGCTTACCTGGGGTCTCTCTTCCCTCTGTGATCCTTGAAAGATCCAGAACAGAGGCTGTTGCGGGCTGCATGTTCTTCCCGGAGCCCCGTCCTCACCCGGGGAGGGCAGAGAGGGAGGCAGGTGAGGCTCCTGCGGGGAGCACACCGGGAATCTGCCCCTACCTGCTGGATCCCAGCCCTGTCAGAGGTTTAATGAGCCAGCGATCTTCTTTCTGGATGCAtgggggctggggggggggttggcccGGATCCTGCCCTGCTGGGGCATTAATCTGTAATCTGGATTGGACAGAAACAGTTAAGGAGCGAGAGATCTGCCTGGATCTGCCCCTGAGAGCGGTGTGCGGGGTGTGTGAGCGCCCTCTGCCGGCCAGCGCGGGGTACTGCGGACACCCACCGAGTGCCATCCCCGCCGCCCAAGGCTCAGCAGGAGTGGAAGCGGGGCCGGTGTTCTCAGAATCTGTGTTCATCTAACGTGGGGGCCGAGCTGTGTGGGGGCTGCAGCCTGAGCTGCGGGTTATGTCCCCGGGGGGGTTACACGCCGCTTAGGGTCACCGCTACCTATTCGGGCTGGAAGGGTCAGCGGGGCTACAGCACACAAACTGCAGTCAGATGGTTCGCTGTGTTACTATGGCGATATGGTTCACAATTCACGTGTTTGCTCTGTCGCTACGGAGACTTGGCTTGGAATTCCGTTTCATTCTTTAAACTGGAACTTTGACTAAGTTGGGAAATTTCATCTCACGTCAGCACATTAACCCTTCAGTACGAGGGGCCAACagagggccggactggggattACCAGGTGACCCTCGTACTTTATGGCTGAGCGCCCCCAAATAACGTCCCCTGAACCTCCCCTGAGTCTGAAGATGTGGGAGCTTTCTCAGGCATGCACAGGGAGAAACCCAGATCCAGCTCCTCGGGGTAATGCCTGGGAGCTcacggatatgacatcatcacccaGCGCCTGACTCGGGGTGACTGAGGATCAGCAGGTGGGGGTCGGAATTAGAAAAATGATACAAAGAAATAAACCTGGTTCAGCCACCATAGACCAGTTCAGTTTGTTTTATGGacaattggaatttttttttttttttttaaagaaatctgaAGCTTTATTTGAGCGAAACAATAAAACTAGTTTTTAATATTCAAACAATCGACGTTAAAACACAAcgcatgtaaaaataatttccccgTTTGCAGGGAATCCCCTCCGACTCGCCTGCATCCTGTGCCTGATGGGTAATTCAGAGACAGGAGGGCAGATAATAGCCCCACGCGGGGGACTCATTACCAGATCTGCCGGTAAGTCACCAAAACGCAGACTGCGGCAGATCAGGGGGCTTCGCGTTCATACATTACATCGACTGTCATTGCTGGATGTCTGTGATAAACCTTTATCTACAGAAACACAAACCCAACCCAatcaccccccctccctccatccctacCCATCCACCCTCCATCCCTCCATCCACCCTCCATCCATCCCTCCATCCTCTCCATCCATCCCTACCCATCCAccctccatccatccatcctcTCCATCCATCCCTCCAtcctccatccatccatcctcTCCATCCATCCCTCCATCCACCCTTCATCCCTACCCAtcctccatccatccatccctcCATCCAccctccatccatccatccatccatccctcCATCCACCCTCCATCCATCCCTCCATCCATCCCTCCATCCACCCTCCATCCATCCCTCCATCCACCCTCCATCCATCCCTACCCATCCAccctccatccatccatccatccaccaACCCGAGAAATGATCTCGTTTCCTGTCCGTTTGCTCGCTGTGAGGTCATCGCAGAAAGTATAAGAGAAAAAACGAACCCCAAAGTCAGAGACCAAGTGATgatatcatcattattattattattattgttattatttccgTCTCTGCACCACAACCCCCCCCTTTAAATCCTGGGAAGTCTCCTTTTCTGATCGAATAACGTATAACGCCGGCGTCCGGATTAACAGCTTCTGGAAATGTCAACGAAACAAACCCAGAAATCGGTGAAGTTTAATGAAGTTTAATAAAGTTACAGAACctgaactttttctttttattgcatCATTTTTCATTCTGAGGACAAAGAACTTAACCCATTACTTGCTGGGTTTGAGCGCCGGTGCATGGTGGGAGCAGCGAGAGAAGGCGAGCACGACCTGGAAGGAGGTTTCGCGCCCCATTGTGTCTGCGATGAATGGCGGCTTTGTGTTGAGGAGAGCGGCGTCTCACAGATAGAGAGCTTTCTTCCCCGGACCCTCTCACCTTACGCGGCTCCGAGAGAAACGCGCAAGTCCCGGCTTTTATTACCAACACAGAGTCTCAGAGtccttattattaataatatgagtaataataataaagatattagtaataatatcCCCAAATATCTCTTTCCAAAGGCGGAACTGCGACCGGGTAGCCTCTCCAGGCTGGTTTTTCACCTGAGAAGGAACATTTTCCGAGGATCCGTAATAAGCCATTGTCGTTTTTCTGACGCTTTCTTCTAAATTCGAGGATCGCAGATAAAATGCAATCGATGGATTTCATCTTCCAGTAAGTCTCCCGAGGACCGGATCAGCCATTAATACGGGAAGAATCCTAGAAAACAATTATTTGGTGGAATGAGACTTTTCTGACGGCTCCCGGGGCTCCGACATACGGTATAAAGATCCTACAGGAATGGGGTGCACATTCCCTTCGGCAAACAAATGGTTAAATACCCCGGAGCCGgcgcaaaaacaaaaatgcatctgGAAATATCCCATTTACTGAAATGATCATAATTATCCTCAAAAGCGACTGTTTGGTGCGGGAAATGGTTTGTGAAATAATGAAGTAACGAGTATCACCGGCAGgaacacaaagaaaacaaagaaaacgtCTCGCTCATCAAATGCTTCCCGCTCGCGGATCCATCAGCGGATCCATCAGCATTTCGTTACCGCGCAGGGGGGGGCAAAAATCAGACGGGCAAAAAAAGTCAAAGATTACCCCacgaaaaatatacagaaacgggcaaaaatacatcatttaagGTATAATATAAAACGCGCCGTTTGGGTTTTTCTGAACGAAATCGCGTTTAATTTGATATTTCAGCGGAATTTACGTTCCGAGCTGTAAAATGATGCGGAAATTAAAAACGCAATATCCATGAAACATCTGACTGAGCACATGCGCGGCCGCATCGCACCCCCGCCAATTACCCCAGTCTCTGGCTTTGGGtttcatgtctttattacaCATTTTCAGAGCAGCCGTGCAGCTGCGGCCCCCGATTAACGGCCATCGGTGCCCCCGTTTAAGTGTTAGAGGGTCTCCGTCTCCGAGAAAGAACCTGACATGGTCTATTATCAATTTATTATTCGGGGAGGAATTCTCGCGGATTAAGAGCGAAATAATCTGACTCCCTTCGTTTTTTGGGAGCTCGGAGGAGCAGGCGGGAGGAGGCATCTCGGAGATCAGGCTTCCCGGCCGGGGCGGTCTACGTGACGGCCGACACACTAAGGGTACGCGGCGGATCCGTTACGGATGAAGCGGTGCCTGGGTAGCTCCTCGTCTAATCGCTCTGATAAACGAATCATCTGTAACGCGGGACGGACGTTCAGGAACCGAGCAACG is a genomic window of Spea bombifrons isolate aSpeBom1 chromosome 6, aSpeBom1.2.pri, whole genome shotgun sequence containing:
- the SUSD3 gene encoding sushi domain-containing protein 3, with amino-acid sequence MQPATASVLDLSRITEGRETPGQCRQVVPPESGSFHVLHGNGTSVGSVVGFQCSPMHQLVGEGTTTCVWRGNGAAWTTGTPTCKTLLKSDALGFKVAVIASIVSCAVILLMSMAFLICCLVKCMKRNERKRSQREKVVWHQIDCEELENMKGRNNNNNAERRRPALDDWLNMVYENRGFCRGHEARAGSSLTAGCTDGNRACFPDKQISGQHFAPGRHVSVQTVSGVHVVEVYGRDQDIHRRYE